A single window of Anopheles moucheti chromosome 2, idAnoMoucSN_F20_07, whole genome shotgun sequence DNA harbors:
- the LOC128298607 gene encoding uncharacterized protein LOC128298607 has translation MRLVVTLGVALLAIIGAATAKPSTAGSCSKNDEGIKYGIASNCQKYLVCKKGVLEVKECDDKKYYDTVTGKCLKAAAATCAVESNPEPEPQPEPVPVPEPEENDDQYDYLCQKVLYGVRIHPNACDSYLVCNKEKATVEHCAAGFIFVADIITCVPGNKVTCTIQIEEPTTTESLPSTSSQSNENGSEESGSNNESSESSNQYDYLCATTKFGSLAHPETCTKYISCSKNKAKEENCKKGYAYSTTLHLCVKQKNGGCADAPEEQPPTEASPVEPEPTRSGSEEKGSGEESSESSNQYDYLCATTKFGSVAHPETCTKYISCSKNKAKEENCKKGYAYSTTLHLCVKQKNGGCADAPEEQPPTEASPVEPEPTRSGSEEKGSGEESSESSNQYDYLCATTKFGSVAHPETCTKYISCSKNKAKEENCKKGYAYSTTLHLCVKQKNGGCADAPEEQPPTEASPVEPEPTRSGSEEKGSGEESSESSNQYDYLCATTKFGSVAHPETCTKYISCSKNKAKEENCKKGYAYSTTLHLCVKQKNGGCADAPEEQPPTEASPVEPEPTRSGSEEKGSGEESSESSNQYDYLCATTKFGSVAHPETCTKYISCSKNKAKEENCKKGYAYSTTLHQCVKQKNGGCADAPEEQPPTEASPVEPEPTRSGSEEKGSGEESSESSNQYDYLCATTKFGSVAHPETCTKYISCSKNKAKEENCKKGYAYSTTLHLCVKQKNGGCADAPEEQPPTEASPVEPEPTRSGSEEKGSGEESSESSNQYDYLCATTKFGSVAHPETCTKYISCSKNKAKEENCKKGYAYSITLHLCVKQKNGGCADKNGGCADAPEEQPTTTHPPQTTEAPTTTPKPPKPTTQTTTTTQQPQTTEAPTTTAEPPKPTDEITTTTQQPQTTEAPTTSTEFTPPATGGDPGEFNQGCVEGFTGYIPIENDCTSYVYCFQGEPGVRTCLEEYIYYDPFKACLPGDPVLCQLYSV, from the exons ATGAGACTTGTTGTAACATTGGGTGTGGCATTGTTGGCTATCATCGGTGCAGCGACTGCAAAACCATCAACTGCAGGCAGCTGTTCCAAAAATGACGAAGGAATAAAGTACGGTATTGCGAGTAATTGTCAAAAGTATTTGGTGTGCAAGAAAGGTGTGTTGGAGGTTAAGGAATGCGACGACAAGAAGTACTACGACACCGTAACCGGCAAGTGTTTGAAGGCTGCAGCAGCTACATGTGCCGTTGAATCTAACCCAGAACCGGAACCACAGCCTGAACCAGTACCCGTACCTGAGCCGGAAGAAAACGACGACCAGTATGACTACCTTTGCCAGAAGGTCTTGTATGGTGTGCGCATACATCCGAATGCATGCGACAGTTATCTTGTTTGCAATAAGGAGAAGGCAACTGTTGAGCATTGTGCAGCTGGGTTCATTTTCGTGGCTGATATTATAACTTGTGTGCCTGGCAATAAGGTGACATGTACCATTCAGATCGAAGAACCAACAACAACTGAGAGTCTACCAAGCACATCATCACAGTCAAATGAAAATGGGAGTGAGGAATCTGGTTCAAACAACGAATCCTCGGAGTCCTCCAACCAGTACGACTATCTGTGTGCGACAACGAAGTTCGGAAGTTTGGCTCATCCCGAGACCTGTACGAAATACATCTCGTGTTCCAAGAACAAGGCCAAGGAGGAGAACTGCAAGAAGGGTTACGCCTACTCGACTACGCTGCATCTGTGCGTCAAGCAGAAGAATGGAGGATGTGCTGATGCTCCGGAAGAGCAGCCACCTACCGAGGCCTCTCCTGTAGAGCCGGAGCCCACTCGTTCAGGAAGCGAGGAGAAAGGATCTGGAGAAGAATCCTCGGAGTCCTCCAACCAGTACGACTATCTGTGTGCGACAACGAAGTTCGGAAGTGTGGCTCATCCCGAGACCTGTACGAAATACATCTCGTGTTCCAAGAACAAGGCCAAGGAGGAGAACTGCAAGAAGGGTTACGCCTACTCGACTACGCTGCATCTGTGCGTCAAGCAGAAGAATGGAGGATGTGCTGATGCTCCGGAAGAGCAGCCACCTACTGAGGCCTCTCCTGTAGAGCCGGAGCCCACTCGTTCAGGAAGCGAGGAGAAAGGATCTGGAGAAGAATCCTCGGAGTCCTCCAACCAGTACGACTATCTGTGTGCGACAACGAAGTTCGGAAGTGTGGCCCATCCCGAGACCTGTACGAAATACATCTCGTGTTCCAAGAACAAGGCCAAGGAGGAGAACTGCAAGAAGGGTTACGCCTACTCGACTACGCTGCATCTGTGCGTCAAGCAGAAGAATGGAGGATGTGCTGATGCTCCGGAAGAGCAGCCACCTACTGAGGCCTCTCCTGTAGAGCCGGAGCCCACTCGTTCAGGAAGCGAGGAGAAAGGATCTGGAGAAGAATCCTCGGAGTCCTCCAACCAGTACGACTATCTGTGTGCGACAACGAAGTTCGGAAGTGTGGCTCATCCCGAGACCTGTACGAAGTACATCTCGTGTTCCAAGAACAAGGCCAAGGAGGAGAACTGCAAGAAGGGTTACGCCTACTCGACTACGCTGCATCTGTGCGTCAAGCAGAAGAATGGAGGATGTGCTGATGCTCCGGAAGAGCAGCCACCTACTGAGGCCTCTCCTGTAGAGCCGGAGCCCACTCGTTCAGGAAGCGAGGAGAAAGGATCTGGAGAAGAATCCTCGGAGTCCTCCAACCAGTACGACTATCTGTGTGCGACAACGAAGTTCGGAAGTGTGGCTCATCCCGAGACCTGTACGAAATACATCTCGTGTTCCAAGAACAAGGCCAAGGAGGAGAACTGCAAGAAGGGTTACGCCTACTCGACTACGCTGCATCAGTGCGTCAAGCAGAAGAATGGAGGATGTGCTGATGCTCCGGAAGAGCAGCCACCTACTGAGGCCTCTCCTGTAGAGCCGGAGCCCACTCGTTCAGGAAGCGAGGAGAAAGGATCTGGAGAAGAATCCTCGGAGTCCTCCAACCAGTACGACTATCTGTGTGCGACAACGAAGTTCGGAAGTGTGGCTCATCCCGAGACCTGTACGAAATACATCTCGTGTTCCAAGAACAAGGCCAAGGAGGAGAACTGCAAGAAGGGTTACGCCTACTCGACTACGCTGCATCTGTGCGTCAAGCAGAAGAATGGAGGATGTGCTGATGCTCCGGAAGAGCAGCCACCTACTGAGGCCTCTCCTGTAGAGCCGGAGCCCACTCGTTCAGGAAGCGAGGAGAAAGGATCTGGAGAAGAATCCTCGGAGTCCTCCAACCAGTACGACTATCTGTGTGCGACAACGAAGTTCGGAAGTGTGGCTCATCCCGAGACCTGTACGAAATACATCTCGTGTTCCAAGAACAAGGCCAAGGAGGAGAACTGCAAGAAGGGTTACGCCTACTCGATTACGCTGCATCTGTGCGTCAAGCAGAAGAATGGAGGATGTGCTGAT AAGAATGGAGGATGTGCTGATGCTCCAGAAGAGCAGCCTACAACCACTCATCCACCTCAGACTACGGAAGCGCCAACAACAACTCCTAAGCCTCCTAAGCCTACGACTCAGACAACTACAACCACTCAACAACCTCAGACTACAGaagcaccaacaacaactgcTGAGCCTCCTAAGCCTACGGATGAGATAACTACAACTACTCAACAACCTCAGACTACGGAAGCACCAACAACATCAACCGAGTTCACTCCTCCCGCAACCGGTGGTGATCCAGGAGAATTCAACCAAGGTTGCGTTGAGGGTTTCACCGGATACATACCGATCGAAAATGACTGTACGAGCTATGTATACTGTTTCCAGGGAGAACCCGGAGTGAGGACTTGCCTGGAGGAATACATTTACTATGATCCTTTCAAGGCTTGCCTTCCAGGAGATCCAGTTCTGTGCCAACTGTACTCTGTATAG